In Planifilum fimeticola, the DNA window ACGAATCCCTGAAACTGAATTTCCGCCACGGGCCGGAAACCGAGGGCGGCCAGGGCGACGGACGTTCCGATGATGCCCGATTCCGCCAGGGGGGTGTCAAAGACGCGCTTTTCCCCGAATTGCTGGTAAAGCCCCTCCGTCGCCCGGAACACGCCGCCGTTGACCCCGACATCCTCTCCCAAAACCAGTACGGAATCATCCCGTTCCATCTCCACGCGCATTCCATCCTGGATCGCCTTGATCATCGTCATGACGGCCATTATTTGGTTTCCCCCTTCCACTTAAGGAACTCTTCCTTCTGCGCCTTCAGATCGGGGGTCATCTCGGTGTACACGTCTTCAAACACGTCGACGACGGCCCCCTTGGGCATGGCTTCCACTTTTTTGATCCCCTCGTTGATCTCCTCGAGCATCTCCTGTTCCGTCCGCTCTTCATCCTGGTCGGACCACAAGCCCTTCTTTTCCAGGAAGCGACGGAAACGCTTCAGAGGATCGCGCTTCTCCTTCCATTCCTCTTCCTCCCGCTTTTCGCGGTAACGGGAGGGATCATCACCGGCCATGGTGTGAGTCCCCAGACGGTAAGTCACCGCCTCGATCAACGTCGGCCCCTCCCCGCGGCGCGCCCGCTCTGCCGCCGCTTTCACTTCCCGGTACACGGCCAGGATGTCGTTGCCGTCCACCCGAACGCCTTCAATTTCGTAGGCAATCGCCTTCTGGGCGATCGTTTTGCTCTTCATCTGCTTGGAAATCGGCACGCTGATGGCGTACTGGTTGTTCTGGCAGAAGAAAATGGAACGGGCGTTCATCACGGATGCAAAGTTGAGCCCTTCATGAAAATCGCCCTGCGACGTGGCGCCGTCCCCGAACATCGCCATCGCCACTTTATCTTCACCGCGAAGCTCGAATCCCCATCCGGCGCCGGCGGCATGGAGCACCTGGGCGGCGATGATGATCTGCGGAGGAAACATGTTCACTCCTTGGGGGATCTTCCCGCCTCCGATCTGCCCCCGGGAATAGAGAAAGACTTGATGCAGGGGAAGTCCGTGATACATGGAGGCCCCCATATCCCGATAGCTGGGGAACAGCCAGTCATCCTTCCGCAGGGCCGCGACCGATCCGATCTGGCAGGCTTCCTGCCCGGACATCGGCGCGTAGAACCCCAGCCTTCCCTGCCGGTTCAGTTTGACCGACCGCTGGTCAAAGATGCGGACCCGCAGCATCCACCGGTACAAGTCCTTCAGTTCCTCTTCCGACAACTCCGGAACTTCTTGATCCGGGTTGAGCTCACCGTCCTCATTCAAAATCTGCACCATATCAAGGGTTTGCTTCAGTTCGACGGCCACAAGGCTTCACTCCTCTCCAAAAGTCCCTTCGACAACCGATGGAAAAAGCAAGCAGTTCACTGCTTAGGATTCCTAATATTGGGATGCGACATTCCCTT includes these proteins:
- the pdhA gene encoding pyruvate dehydrogenase (acetyl-transferring) E1 component subunit alpha, which translates into the protein MAVELKQTLDMVQILNEDGELNPDQEVPELSEEELKDLYRWMLRVRIFDQRSVKLNRQGRLGFYAPMSGQEACQIGSVAALRKDDWLFPSYRDMGASMYHGLPLHQVFLYSRGQIGGGKIPQGVNMFPPQIIIAAQVLHAAGAGWGFELRGEDKVAMAMFGDGATSQGDFHEGLNFASVMNARSIFFCQNNQYAISVPISKQMKSKTIAQKAIAYEIEGVRVDGNDILAVYREVKAAAERARRGEGPTLIEAVTYRLGTHTMAGDDPSRYREKREEEEWKEKRDPLKRFRRFLEKKGLWSDQDEERTEQEMLEEINEGIKKVEAMPKGAVVDVFEDVYTEMTPDLKAQKEEFLKWKGETK